The Microlunatus soli genome contains the following window.
GACAGCACCGGTGAACCGGACCGGCTGGTCGCGACGATGCTTCCCGAACGGGCCGCAGCGCTCGGCTCGGCCCTACCGGGAATCGTCATCGAACCCGATGCACCGCTGACGCTCGACTGAGGTCAGCGGGGCTGCCGATCACGCACTCCGACGCCGACACACCGATCCGCCCGTCCGATCCCCGCCACCCTTCAGAAAGGTCCGATCGTGAGTCCCGAGAACACCACCGGTCTGCCGACCCGTCCCCGTCGTTACCTCGTTGCGCAGGACAGCACGATGCTGGCCACGGCCGGCTTCGGTGGACCGTTGGACTTCGGCTCGGTCGTCGAGCAGTTGCAGCATGATCCCCGGGTCGAGGTCCGCCAATCGCTGCGACCACGCAGTGTCAGCGCCCAGACTCTCGGCACGACGATCACCGACCACGTCGTCGTCGCCGACATGCCCGACGACGTCGCCGCCGAGCTGCGGGGGCATCCGCAGGTGGTGATCGAGGAAGATCATCTTCTGCAGCCGCAGGAGTTGATCGGCGGCACGATCGATCCCGGCGTGCTGATCCCGTTCGGCGTGAGCACGAGCTGGTCGCTCAAGATCGTCGACGAGGCGGACCGGCCGGTCGTCGGCGCAACCGTCTATCTCTACGGCAGCGGCGTTCCGGCGCAGGGCCGGACCGACGACACAGGCATGATCAGCATCAGCCTGCTGAACGAGTCCGACGCCGGCCTGCGAGCGCTCTACGTCAATCCGCAGAGCGGCTACTGGTCGATGTGGGTGGACCGGCCGCAGCTGACCAGCGGAAGCCTCAACACCGTACGCCTGCAGTCGCTCGGCGCCGAGCTTCCCGGCTTTCCCGACCAGCAGCTGATCGGCTGGGGTCAGCGGGCAATGCGACTGGAATCCGTGCCGGCTGGGATGACCGGCCGCGGGATCAAGGTTGCCGTCGTCGACTCGGGTGCTGCCGTCCGCACCCATGCCGACCTCGGAGCGATCCACAGCGGGATGGACCTGACCACGACACCGGCCAATGATCAACAGTGGATCGACGACACGATCGCGCACGGCTCGCACTGCAGCGGCATCATCGCCGGTGCCGACAACGGACGCGGCATCCGCGGGTTCGCGCCCGACGCCGAGCTGGTCGAGTTGCGGATCTTCCCCGGCGGTCGGGTGAGCAGTCTGATCGATGCCGTCGACTACTGCATCGACCAGCAGATCGACGTGGTCAACATGAGTCTCGGCACCGGCGGCAGCTCCCAGATCCTGCTGCAGAAGATCGCTCAGGCCAAGGAACTCGGTGTCGCCTGCATCGTCGCCGCCGGAAACACCGGCGGCGAGGTGCAGTTCCCCGGGGTGTCTCCCGATGTGCTCACCGTGTCTGCGATCGGAAGCCAGGGAACCTTTCCCGACAACAGTTACCACGCACAGCAACGGTGGTCCGGCGGCACCCTCGACCATGATCTTTT
Protein-coding sequences here:
- a CDS encoding S8 family peptidase encodes the protein MSPENTTGLPTRPRRYLVAQDSTMLATAGFGGPLDFGSVVEQLQHDPRVEVRQSLRPRSVSAQTLGTTITDHVVVADMPDDVAAELRGHPQVVIEEDHLLQPQELIGGTIDPGVLIPFGVSTSWSLKIVDEADRPVVGATVYLYGSGVPAQGRTDDTGMISISLLNESDAGLRALYVNPQSGYWSMWVDRPQLTSGSLNTVRLQSLGAELPGFPDQQLIGWGQRAMRLESVPAGMTGRGIKVAVVDSGAAVRTHADLGAIHSGMDLTTTPANDQQWIDDTIAHGSHCSGIIAGADNGRGIRGFAPDAELVELRIFPGGRVSSLIDAVDYCIDQQIDVVNMSLGTGGSSQILLQKIAQAKELGVACIVAAGNTGGEVQFPGVSPDVLTVSAIGSQGTFPDNSYHAQQRWSGGTLDHDLFAAQFSCHGPEVDVAGPGVAIVSSVPPDGFAAWDGTSMATPHITGLAALTLAHHPDFAGGALSNRNAARVDHLFDLLRAAATPLSFGDPQRSGAGLPDCLRALGLQPGAQGSFPDAAAADADAIRIALAQLRLQLLAAGLLTEPAGAALVDDGLSERTRIRRGMAELRAQMLAASLSV